The Anaerolineae bacterium region CTAAAAAAGGGGCTGCGATTTTATCCCTGTTTCCTGTAATTTTATACGGTCTGATTTCCGGGATGTCACCGTCCACCCAGAGGGCGGTAATTATGGTTACCGTTTTTTTGATGACATTTCTGTTTGAAAGGGAACAGGACCCCATAAATACCCTGGCAATGGCTGCAATGATTATTCTTATCGCTCATCCCGTATCACTTTTTTCGATTTCATTCCAGCTTTCCTTTATGGCTGTTCTTTCAATAATATATGGTTGGTCTCTAAGACATATTAAATCTGCAGGCAATAAGGGAATGATTAAGAAAGGATGGGGCATCAGGATATTGGAACGGCTGCTTTCCTTTTCATTAATTTCTTTCTTTGCAATATTAGGCACACTGCCGCTTGTCATGTTTTATTTTAATCAGATTTCTCTGGTTGGTATTGCTGCAAACTTATTGATAGTACCAATAATAGGCTTTGTTGTTGTCCCCTTGGGATTGTTTTCCGTGTTGTTATATCCGCTGAGCATTTCCGGAGCTTCAATCTGTATAAAGGGGAGCGCCGGTGTGCTGGCACATACACTGGGCATTGTGCATTATATTGCCGGATTTGATTTTGCGGCAATTAAAACCATAACCCCCAATTTTTTTGAAATATGTTGCTATTATATTTTGGCCTGGGCGATTTTGAACCTGAAAGGGATTGGTCTCAGACGGAAAACAGCAATTGTTGCCGCAGCATTTGTCATTTTTGCCGGCAGTGTTGATGCCTTTTACTGGGCATATAACAGGTTCTGGCGCAATGATCTCAGGGTTACTATTATTGATGTTGGTCAGGGTAGTTCCGCTCTTGTAGAACTACCAGGGGGCCGTTGCTTTCTTATTGATGGAGGGGGGTTTTCAGACAATTCGATTTTTGATGTGGGAGAAAGAATTGTTGCCCCTTTTTTGTGGCGCAAAAAGATCAAAACAATCGATACAATTGTTCTTTCCCATCCAAATACCGATCACCTGAATGGATTATTATATATAGCCAGGCATTTTAATGTAAAAAGATTGTGGTGTAACAGCGATTCCGCAGATATAAATAATTATACCGAGTTCATGGAAATTATAAAGAAAAACAGGATAGAAACGGTTGCATTTAAAGACATGCCGCGCAGTTATGAAATAAACGGAGCAAGCTTTAAGATTCTTTATCCCCCAAAAGATTACATTGAAAAAAGAAAAAATGAAAAACAACAAAATGTTAACAATAATTCCCTTGTAATAAAGGTAAGCTTTGGATCAAAATCGATTCTATTTCCCGGCGATATTATGGCTTGCGCAGAGGGGGACATTATTGCAACTCATGGAGATGAATTAAAAAGCACGGTCCTTATTGCGCCGCACCATGGCAGCAGGATGTCCAGCACAGCCATGTTTTTGAAAAAGATCAAGCCGGAAATTGTAATAATATCGGCGGGCTGGAAAAATAGTTTTAGATTTCCGGATCAAAAAGTTTTGAAAAGATATAATGAGATTGGTTCCCGTATATTTCGTACCGACAAAAATGGAGCATTGGTTATATCGATTGATGGCAGAGCTCTTAAAATTAAACCTTTATTTCCAGGCCTTTTTTAACTCTTCCATCTTGGATAGAAAGTTGAGTTTCATCTCTTTTGGGACAACTTTAGCCATCTTTTCAGAAACCATTCTCACATGGGGTGCGAGCAAGGAGTTTTTGATTGCAGGCGCCCCTTTTGGAAGGAATGTAGTAAAGGCAATAAGCAGAACAGATACAATAAGCACCCCTTTGATTAAGCCGAATCCAATGCCGCAAATGCGATCTACCCAGCCTAAAAAGGTAATATTGAGAAGATATTTGATTATTATGCCTAAAATGCTGATTATTATAAAAACTGTGCAAAAAATGATCAAAAAACTTAGTATATTGCGATATGAATCGTTTTGTATCCAGCTGGATAAAGGAATTGCAACCCGCATGTAATATGTATATGCAGCATAAAAACCGCCTAATACCCCTATAATTGAAGACAGTTCCTTGATAAGCCCCCTAAAAGACCCTCTTATCATGCAAAAACCGAAAATAATTATTATCGCAATATCAAAAGTATTCATAGCATTATCCTATCAGCCACCGATCTGCACCGATCATCACTGATATTTTTTTCTTTTATTGTAATAGGTTAGCTACAAGGTCTTCAACTCACCTGCGGCAGGCAGGGATTATAATATTATTAAAAATAACAAAGCAAATTTTATCAGTCAAGGTGTTTTTCTTTTTTACTTTATTACCTTAAAATTGTAGTTTGCATTAAATTAAAGGATTGTGATACATAAAAAATCAAAGTAGATTTTATGCCAACATGAAAGATAAATCAGACAGTAAAAAAATCGAATATACCTTTTCAGATATAAATGCGGCAAGGCAGCTTTTCGGCGAGCATAACAGCAACCTTCAAAGAATTGCCAGTGCATTAAGTGTTACAATCAATGCAAGAGGCAGTACTGTATTTATTCAGGGCGACAGTATTGGCGTGAGGTTGTCGCAAAATATACTTGAGCAGCTCTACGGCCTGTTAAAGGACAATTATCCGATTTATCCAAATGATGTTGATTATGCGATCAGGGTTCTGAGTGAAGATGACGGCATTAATTTAAAGGAGATTTTTCTGGATACTGTTTACGTTACTTCTAAAAAACATTCGATAACCCCAAAAAGCCGGGCTCAAAAAGACTATATAGATGCTATTCGAAAATATGATATGGTTTTTGGAATCGGGCCCGCGGGAACGGGTAAAACCTATCTGGCGATGGCAATGGCGGTTGCCTCACTTTCAGAAGGGCGGGTTAGTCGTATAATTTTAACCAGACCCGCGGTTGAAGCCGGAGAAGCGCTTGGATTTTTGCCCGGTGATTTAACCGAAAAAGTCAATCCGTATTTAAGACCTCTCTACGATGCGCTTCATGATATGATGCGTTTTGAGAAGGTGTCGAGCCTGATGAACAAGGGGATTATTGAAGTGGCTCCCCTCGCTTTCATGCGAGGCAGAACATTAAACGATTCTTTTGTTATTTTAGATGAAGCGCAAAACACCACTTCAGAACAGATGAAGATGTTTCTCACCCGAATAGGTTTTAGCTCCAAGGCCGTTATTACAGGTGATATCACACAGACCGATCTTCCGGTCGGGAAACCTTCCGGGCTTATAGAAACAAAGAATATCCTTCAGGACATAGACGGCATAGAGTTCGTGTTTTTTTCAAAAACCGATGTTGTGCGCCATAGATTGGTCCAGGAGATTATTGAGGCATATGAAAAACTGGATGCAAAAAAAAAGAATAATGAAATCTATTAAAATAAATATAGAGAAAAGCAAAGAATCGATTAATCGACTTTTAGGTTCCAGCAATTATGTTCGGTGGAGCATACTTGTTGGGGTCGCCGTAATATTTAGCATCATTCTTTACCCGGGTCTTGTTATTACAGGGCGTTCTTATAAAACAGGCGATGTTGCTGACAGGGATATTAAGTCTCCGAGAGATTTTTTTATTGAGGATGAGTCTGCTACAGAAGCAAACCGCAAGCTTGCTGTTGAGAAAATTTTAACAGTTTATGATTATGATAAACTATTATCGTCAAAATTAACCAATCGTGTGAATCAGGCCTTTGCCGATCTTAGAGCGGTTTTTGAAGATGAAACGCAAAGCCAGAGTAAAGAGGCTCCCAAGGATAAAGCCTCCGTCCATGAACAGATATGGAAGATGAAGCATGGTTTTGAGAAAATAATCGGCATTTCCGTCAGTAAAGGGGCATATCAGATTCTTGAAAAAGAAGAGTTTTTGAAAGATATTGCTTATTTTATTTCCAGAATATTAACACAGATTTTGGAAAACGGTGTTGTGGCAAATAAGGAAATACTTCTTAAAGATGCAGACAAGGGAATATTTATAAGGGATGTCGGAACCGAAACAAACATATTGGTCAATAACTTAAAGCAATATTACGGTCTTGACCAGGCAAAAACCATGGTCAGAATTATTGGTCAACCCCTCATTAAGGACTTAGACTATACACTGATAAACCTGATAGTAGATTTTGCTCAAAGGCTTCTGCAACCTAATATAACATTAAACAGGAGCGCGACCGAAGAACTGAAAAAGAGCGCGGCGGCAGAAACCAAGCCTGTTCTTTACAGAATAAAGGCAGGTGAGATGCTCTTGCGTGAAGGGGAAAGGGTTACCGAAGTTCAGCTTTTAAAACTGAAAACCCTGCAGACCCATATAAAAGATAAGCAAATACTTGCAAGCAGCATTGGAGCCTCAATGCTGCTTTTATGCCTTTTGATAATAACATATATTATTAATATAAATCCTCAAGGCCGAAATGTTCTTAACAACAACAAAAACCTGCTCTTTATCGCAAGTATGCTTATAACCTTTATTTTCATCGCCAGGATTTCGTCATCACTTTCTGGTGTACTGACCCAAAGCACCCCTTTTTCAGTATCCTCTTCACCAATTCTTTATGGTGTTCCCCTTGCCGCAGGCGCTATGACGGTATGTTTATTTATGGGTTTTGATATCGCTATCTCCTTTGCCATGTTGACCGCGCTCTGCACGGCAATCATATTCCAAAATAGATTTGAAGTTTTTATTTACTTTCTGCTTAACGGCACAATGGCTGCCTATTGGATCAGGAATTGCCGAGAGCGCAAAGTATTTATAAAGGCTGGAGTAAAACTTGGATTGCTGAATTTGATACTTGTAACAGCTATAAATATTTATATAACTGAGTTTTCAGGCTCCAACCTCTTATATGGCTGGGCTTTTGCGTTTATAGCAGGGGGGGTCGGTTCCGGGGTTGTTGCGGCAGGTATTGTGCCTCTTGTAGAAATAGCCTTTGATTACACGACAGATATAAAGCTGCTGGAACTTGCAAATCTTGATCGCCCTATTTTACGTAAACTTATGATAGAGGCTCCTGGAACTTATCATCATTCTGTAATTGTAGGCTCTATGGTTGAAGCGGCAGCATCTTCAATAGGGGCTAACTCTTTGCAGGCAAAAGTATGCGGGTATTATCACGATATCGGCAAGATTAAGAAACCGCTGTATTTTATTGAAAACCAGAAAAACGGCAGGAACAAGCATGATAAGCTTGCTCCATCCATGTCAAGTCTGATCTTGATGTCTCACGTAAAGGAAGGGGTCGAGATAGCCAAAGAGAATAAATTGGGTCAGGCCATAATCGACACCATCGGGCAGCACCACGGCACAAGCCTTATCCGTTACTTTTATGAAAAGGCAAAAAAAAATAAAGGAGGAGACGCGGTAAATATCGATAATTTCCTTTATCCCGGCCCTAAACCCCAAACCAGGGAGGCGGCTCTTGTCATGCTGGCAGATGTTGTTGAGGCGGCGTCGAGAGTGCTTGATAATCCTACTCAGCCCAGGATACAGCGCCTTGTGCAGGATCTCATAAACAAGATTTTTTCCAACGGCCAGCTTGAAAACTGTGATCTGACCTTAAAAGATTTGCACAGCATAGCAAAAAGCTTTAACAAAATATTAAACGGGATGTACCATAATCGAATCGAATATCCCGAGCAACTCGCTACAAACAATGGGAAAAACGGCGATGAAAATTCTGATGGACAACAGGCAAAACAAGCGCAGGATATTACAAGAGAAAATACAGCAAAAAGCACAGGTCATATTAAACGCCTTGGACTGTCCTGATGGAGAACTTTCGATCCTTATCGTTGATGATCTTCAGATAGAGGCGCTGAATAAAAGGTATCTTGATCGCTCAGGTCCCACAAATGTTATTGCTTTCCCAATGCGCGAAGGGAGATTTTCAAATATAACTCCGCAGCTTCTTGGAGATGTGGTTATTTCGGTTGAAGCTGCCATGCGAGAGGGAGAACTCGCTAAAATAAGCATGGAAGATCGTTTTGATCAGCTTCTAATACATGGGGTTTTGCATCTGTTTGGTTATGATCATGAAAAATCTAAGGAAGAAGCGGATAAAATGGAAAACAAGAGTAATGAATTGTTATGCCTGTTAGGTGTTAAGTGTTAGGTGTTAAGTGTTAAGGAGACCTTTAATCCTTAACCCCTAATCCTTAATCCCTGTTTTACGAATTCATCAAAAGGTATCGTTACCAAATCTTTTTATATGCAGGAGGCTTGTTAATGGCTGGATTAGCTGTAAATGTTGATCATATTGCAACATTAAGGGAGGCCAGGGGAGTTTGTTGCCCTGAGCCTGTGGCGGCAGCGGTGCTGGCCGAATTGGCCGGGGCAGATGGCATTGTTGTTCACCTTCGTGAGGATAGACGTCACATTCAGGATCGGGATGTCAGAATTCTGCGACAGGTTGTGCATACAAAGCTTATCCTGGAAATGGCTCCGACTTCTGAAATGGTTGGGATTGCTCTTGATATAAAACCTGATCTTGTGACACTGGTGCCTGAAAAAAGGGAGGAGTTGACAACCGAAGGGGGGCTGGATTTGATTGTTCACGAAAGTGTTGTTTCTGAAACGGTTGCCTTACTTCAAAACAGCAGCATTCCCGTCAGTATATTTATCGATCCGGATCCTGATCAGATAAAGTTGGCTTATAAGATAAATGCCGATATGGTTGAAATTCATACAGGATCATTTTGTGATGCGACAACAGCCGCTAAAAAAGAAAAGGCCTTTTCTAAAATAGTTGATGCGGTCAAGCTGTCCAGCAAACTTAAACTTGGCGTTAATGCCGGTCATGGAATTTGCTATAAAACCATAAAAGCTTTTAAGGGCCTTAAAGAAATTGACGAGTTCAGCATCGGCCACAGTATTGTTTCAAGAGCGGTTCTTGTTGGAATGGAACAAGCGGTCAGGGAAATGGCGATGTTGATAAAAGAATTATAGGCAGGTTGACTATGTATCTTGTAACAGCCGGCGAAATGCAGAAAATGGATCGGCTTACCATTGAATCGTTCGGTCTTCCCGGCAGGGTTCTAATGGAGAATGCCGGCAGGGGCGCGACACAAATTCTTTTTGAAAAGTTCGGCGGACTTAAAAATAAAAAGGTCGGTATTGCGGCGGGGCGAGGCAACAACGGTGGAGACGGTTTTGTTATAGCCCGTTATCTTGCCCAAAAAGGCATTAGAGCGACCGTATATCTTCTATCAAAAAGGGATGCGATTAAAGGTGATGCTGCCGCAAACCTGAAGCTGCTGGCTCCTTTAAGTGTACCTGTTATTGAAATTCCTGACAAAAAGGCTTTTTCAACACATAGAACTTCTATGGTTCATCAGGAGATATGGGTTGATGCCATACTTGGAACAGGGCTGAAATCGCAAATAAAAGGGTATTTCAGAGAAATTATCGAGTTTATCAACAGCTTAAACAAACCGGTTTTTGCGGTTGACATACCATCCGGTCTGGATTCGGATACGGGTCAGCCTTGTGGCGCATGTATCCGTGCGCAAGCCACGGCCACATTTGGATTTGCAAAAACAGGACACATTCTTTCCCCGGGTGCAAGTTATACCGGAAGCCTTGAAATAGTGGATATAGGGATACCGCATCATATTGCTGAAGATGTGGGTCCAAAACAACATCTTCTTACAACCGATCTGATCAATAATTATTTTCAACCAAGGCCGCCTGATGCACACAAGGGGAGTACAGGTCATCTCTTGTTGCTTGCCGGATCTCCCGGGAAAACAGGCGCAGCAGCCATGACAGCCATGTCTGCCATGCGTGTTGGCGCGGGTCTTGTTACTCTTGGGCTGCCAAACAGCATAAATGATATTCTGGAGACCCGGATTCTCGAGGCAATGACCTTTCCTCTTCCTGAGACCGATGACGGTGTGCTGGGTGAATCATCATTTAATGCCATTATGGAGCTGCTTTCAGGCAAAAGGTGTCTTGCCATAGGGCCCGGTCTTGGAAGCGCTGTTGAAACAAAGAGCCTTGTTCGCAGGGTTATTCAGGAAAGCACGGTGCCTATCGTTATTGATGCCGATGGGATAAACAGCCTTGCAGGCCATACTAAGATTTTACAAAACCTGAAACTCCCGGTTATATTGACGCCCCATCCCGGAGAAATGGCAAGGCTTGTTGATTCAACCCCCCAAAACATACAGAAAGATCGTGTAGGTTGCGCAAGGGATTTTGCAAAAAGGTTCAATGTTCATGTAGTGCTTAAAGGTGCAAAGACAGTAATTGCCCATCCGGATGGCAGGGCGTTTATCAATCCTACCGGCAATTCCGGTATGGCGTCCGGAGGAATGGGTGATGTGCTGACAGGAATGATAGCAGGTCTTGTGACCCAGGGTTATTCTCCTGAAACAGCCGCACATGCCGGTGTATTCCTGCATGGAACAGCCGCTGATGCCGTAGCGGATAAGACCGGCCCTTTTGGTTTTCTGGCAACCGATGTTATAATGGCCATACCTGAGCAGATCGGCAGACTAATGAAGTCTGAGCTTTAAAAAATGTCACCTTTTGCCGGGATTCAAATAATAACTCGCTGTCTTGAAGAAACTCAGTTGCTGGGACGAAACATAGGCACATCGATTTCAGCCGGAACAGTTATATGCTTAACCGGTGATCTCGGAAGCGGGAAGACTTCATTTGTCCAGGGTCTGGCCACTGGTCTTGGAGTACCGGACGATTACTATATAACAAGCCCTACATATGTTTTGATAAATGAATATTCCGGCCGATATCCTCTGTTCCATATCGATTTGTATCGAATAGAAGACCCTGTTGATTTCGAAGATATCGGGCTGTATGAAATACTTCATGGTAAAGGCGTAGTAGCTGTTGAATGGGCTGATAAACTAAGTAAAGATTTTTTATCAGAATATGTGACCATACATTTTGAGATATTAAATGACAAGTCACGCAAGATTACCATAACTGTAGATGGACATGATAAATGTAATTTGATAGAGGAAATTAAAAAATTATATAAAGAGATCGTTAAATAGTTTAGTTGTCGAGTGGTTGAGTCGGAGAACAACTAATTAACCGGTCAACTGCTTGGCTGCTTGACGAAGCCAGGAATGAGGAGAAAAAATGAGTTTGATTGTTCAAAAATTCGGCGGTACTTCAGTGGCCGATCTTGAGCGGATCCGTAATGTAGCAAAGCGGGTAGCAAAAATCTTTGACCAGGGCAATAATGTAGTTGTTGTGCTTTCAGCCATGGCAGGTATTACAGACAGCCTTATTGATATGGCAAATCAGGTTGCTGTTTCGCCTGATAAGCGCGAGCTGGATGTTTTGCTTGCCACAGGTGAGCAGACAACAGCAGCTCTTCTGGCCATGACTTTGCAATCAATGAACTATCCGGCGAAATCCATGCTTGGGTATCAGGCGGAAATTATTACCAATCGAAATCATGGTAGTGCTCGTATCGTTGGAATAGGAGCCGATCGTATAAAGAAGCTTATTGAGGAACGTAATATAGTAGTGATGGCAGGATTTCAGGGATGTGATCCTGACGGTAACATAACGACTCTTGGACGTGGCGGCTCAGACACATCTGCTGTAGCAATAGCTGCGGCGCTTAATGCGGACAAATGTGAAATATTTACAGATGTTGACGGCATATATACTGCGGACCCCAATGTCTGCGAGAAGGCAAGAAAATTAACCGCAATCTCTTATGATGAAATGCTTGAAATGTCGGGCCTTGGCGCCAAGGTGTTGCAGATTCGATCTGTTGAATTTGCCAAAAAATATAATGTTCCTGTGCATGTAAGATCATCATTCAGTGAGGAGGAAGGCACAATGGTTGTTAATGAAGATTCTAATATGGAACGTCTGGTTGTATCAGGTATAACTCACAACAAAGATGCCGCCCGTATAACCCTGAAAAAGGTTCCGGATCAACCCGGGGTGGCTGCAAAGATTTTTTCACCCATTGCCGACGAAAAAATACTGGTGGATATGATTATCCAGAACACCCGCGCCCAAGGGCAGACCGATCTTACATTTACTGTTTCAAAAAAGAATTTTAAGAAGGCGCTTGAGATAGAAAGAAAGGTGGCGGAAGAGATCGGTGCAGAAAAGGTGTTTGGCGACGAAAATATCGCGAAGGTATCTGTTACCGGAGTTGGGATGAGAAGCCATTCAGGAGTAGCGTCAAAGATGTTTTCAACTCTGGCCGGTGAAAATATTAATATTCTTATGATAAGCACATCAGAGATCAGAATTTCCTGTATAATAGAAGAAAAGTATGCGGAGCGGGCGGTGCGTGTTCTTCACAGCGCATTTGGGCTGGATAAAGATTAAGGATAGGATTAAGGATTAGAGGATTAAGGATTAAGAGGGCAGAATTTCTCCTTCGTCATTCCGGCGAAAGCCGGAATCCAGAAACCATAGGGAAGAGATTGGAGAATAAAAAATGGTAACATTTAAGTCTCTTTGTTCGAAAAAGGATAAGATTGCCATAGTAGGTTTAGGATATGTAGGACTTCCTTTGGCTGTCAGCATGTCGAAACATTTTGAAGTGATCGGCTATGATCTTAAATCCGATAGAATTAAGGAGCTTGAGTCCGGTTTTGACCGGACAATGGAGGTTTCAACGGAGGCTTTGCGTGATGCAAAGATACTGTTTACAAGCAAGCCTGAAAATCTTTCTTTAAGCAGGCTTATTATTGTTGCCGTGCCCACACCGATCGACGAATGCCGCATTCCTAATTTAAAACCGCTTAGCGGGGCTTCGGCAACTGTAGGCAGATATATGTCAAAAGGCTCATGCATAGTTTTTGAATCCACAGTATATCCAGGGGCCACGGAAGAGGTATGCATTCCCATTATGGAGAGGGAGTCAGGGTTTAAATATGGCGCTGATTTTACGGTCGGCTATTCGCCTGAGCGTATAAATCCCGGGGATAAGGCACATTCATTAGAAAACATAGTAAAGATTGTTTCCGGGTCTGATCAGGATACTGCCAGGTTTTTATCCGATGTTTACGGAAGGGTGATAAAGGCCGGGATACACCGGGTTTCATCTATCAAGGTGGCTGAAGCGGCAAAGGTTATTGAAAATACACAAAGGGATATAAATATAGCTCTTATCAATGAGCTTGCGATGATTTTCCACAAAATGGGTATAGATACTGATGAGGTTCTTGAGGCCGCGGGAACCAAATGGAACTTTCTTCCATTTAAGCCGGGCCTTGTTGGCGGACACTGCATAGGGGTTGATCCATATTATTTGACCTTTAAGGCCGAGTCGCTTGGATACCATCCTGAAATGATACTGGCAGGACGCCGTATAAACGACTGCATGGGCAAATATGTGGCGGAACAGACCGTAAGGCTGCTTGTATTGGCGGGAAAGCGGGTTAAAGGCTTAAAGGTTGCTGTTTTAGGGGTTACTTTCAAGGAGGATATACCAGATATCAGAAACAGCAAGGTGGTTGATATAATACATGAGCTTAAAACTTACGGGATTAAAGTTCTGGTGCATGATCCTCTTGCAGATGCCGAAGAGACTGTAAATCATTATGGGATTGAGCTGGCAGGCATGGAAAACCTTGAAGGGGTTGATGCGGTTATAGTAACGGTTGGGCACAGATTTTATAAGGAGTTTGGTCTTTCAAAAATTGCCGGTTTATGCCAGGGCAAAGCGCCTGTTGTTATAGATGTTAAAGGGGCTTTTAGTCGGAATGAAGCAGAAAAAACAGATATAACATACTGGAGGCTTTAGATGGATTCCACCTTTTTACGGATTCATCAACTATAAGATGGTGCCGACGGTGCTGCTGCCGCACAATTCATCAATTCTGGCCTGAACAATACAATTTTTCAGGTTATCATTACCGCTTACAAGAACAGGAACATAATTTGAAGTTGTTCCTTTTAAATGGCCTGTAGATTTTGATCGCGTGCCTTCTATTAAGAGTTCCATCTTTTTCCCGATTAATTTTTTGTAAAACTCCATCTTCTTGTTATTTCCAAGCTCTCGCATCTTCAGGCACCTGTCCTTGATCACCTGCGCCGGAACCTTGTCAGGATAAGTGTTTGCAGGCGTGCCCTTGCGGCCGGAAAAAGGAAAAACATGCAGATAGGTAACAGGTAATTCCTCTATTAATGAATATGTATTTTCAAAAGCCTGGTTTGTTTCGCCTGGAAATCCTATTAAAACATCAACACCTATTGCAGCATCCGGAATCATTTCATGAATTTTAATTACCATGTCTCTGAAAAAAGACCGCGAATAATGCCTGTGCATTCTTTTTAAGATAAGATCATCTCCACTTTGCAGAGGAATATGGAAATGATTACAAAATATGTCTGAATCAGCCACTATTTTTATTATATCGTCATTAAGCTCGTCAGGCTCTATTGAACTTAGGCGCACACGATCAATCGGGCGTGAAAAATTTATTTGCTTTAAAAGGTCGGACAGGGTTGTAGGCAAAACAAGATCAAGTCCATAGCGGCTCAGATGTATTCCTGAAAGAACTACCTCTCGACACCCGGACCTCTTTAGAAGTTTAATGCTGTCCAATACCATTTCCAGGGGCAGGCTCCGGCTTTGCCCACGCGCATAAGGGACGATGCAATATGTGCAGAAATTATCGCATCCATCCTGAATCTTTAGAAGCGGCCTTGTTCTGTTGCCGGAAGCGCCCATTACAGGCATTGGCTGGAACTTATTTTCATGTTTAATATCATGCCGGATGGTTAACGGATAGAATTCAAGGGGTGGCGAATCCTTTTCTTTCCCGTCAATAATTATTTCAGGAATTCTATGCTTGTCGGCATTACCTATAATATAATGCACACCGTTTATTTTTTTAATTTCATCAGGTTCTACCTGGGCATAACAACCTGTAACAACAATGCATGCATTTGGATTGGATCTAATTGCCTTGCGGACGGCCTGTCTTGACTGCATGGATGCTTTTTGGGTTACGGCGCATGTGTTAACTATGAACAGATCCGCGTTTTCTCTGCCGCGCGCAGCGGTCCATCCATGCTCTGCCAAAGATTGAGC contains the following coding sequences:
- a CDS encoding NAD(P)H-hydrate dehydratase, whose product is MYLVTAGEMQKMDRLTIESFGLPGRVLMENAGRGATQILFEKFGGLKNKKVGIAAGRGNNGGDGFVIARYLAQKGIRATVYLLSKRDAIKGDAAANLKLLAPLSVPVIEIPDKKAFSTHRTSMVHQEIWVDAILGTGLKSQIKGYFREIIEFINSLNKPVFAVDIPSGLDSDTGQPCGACIRAQATATFGFAKTGHILSPGASYTGSLEIVDIGIPHHIAEDVGPKQHLLTTDLINNYFQPRPPDAHKGSTGHLLLLAGSPGKTGAAAMTAMSAMRVGAGLVTLGLPNSINDILETRILEAMTFPLPETDDGVLGESSFNAIMELLSGKRCLAIGPGLGSAVETKSLVRRVIQESTVPIVIDADGINSLAGHTKILQNLKLPVILTPHPGEMARLVDSTPQNIQKDRVGCARDFAKRFNVHVVLKGAKTVIAHPDGRAFINPTGNSGMASGGMGDVLTGMIAGLVTQGYSPETAAHAGVFLHGTAADAVADKTGPFGFLATDVIMAIPEQIGRLMKSEL
- the tsaE gene encoding tRNA (adenosine(37)-N6)-threonylcarbamoyltransferase complex ATPase subunit type 1 TsaE; protein product: MSPFAGIQIITRCLEETQLLGRNIGTSISAGTVICLTGDLGSGKTSFVQGLATGLGVPDDYYITSPTYVLINEYSGRYPLFHIDLYRIEDPVDFEDIGLYEILHGKGVVAVEWADKLSKDFLSEYVTIHFEILNDKSRKITITVDGHDKCNLIEEIKKLYKEIVK
- a CDS encoding aspartate kinase produces the protein MSLIVQKFGGTSVADLERIRNVAKRVAKIFDQGNNVVVVLSAMAGITDSLIDMANQVAVSPDKRELDVLLATGEQTTAALLAMTLQSMNYPAKSMLGYQAEIITNRNHGSARIVGIGADRIKKLIEERNIVVMAGFQGCDPDGNITTLGRGGSDTSAVAIAAALNADKCEIFTDVDGIYTADPNVCEKARKLTAISYDEMLEMSGLGAKVLQIRSVEFAKKYNVPVHVRSSFSEEEGTMVVNEDSNMERLVVSGITHNKDAARITLKKVPDQPGVAAKIFSPIADEKILVDMIIQNTRAQGQTDLTFTVSKKNFKKALEIERKVAEEIGAEKVFGDENIAKVSVTGVGMRSHSGVASKMFSTLAGENINILMISTSEIRISCIIEEKYAERAVRVLHSAFGLDKD
- a CDS encoding nucleotide sugar dehydrogenase; translated protein: MVTFKSLCSKKDKIAIVGLGYVGLPLAVSMSKHFEVIGYDLKSDRIKELESGFDRTMEVSTEALRDAKILFTSKPENLSLSRLIIVAVPTPIDECRIPNLKPLSGASATVGRYMSKGSCIVFESTVYPGATEEVCIPIMERESGFKYGADFTVGYSPERINPGDKAHSLENIVKIVSGSDQDTARFLSDVYGRVIKAGIHRVSSIKVAEAAKVIENTQRDINIALINELAMIFHKMGIDTDEVLEAAGTKWNFLPFKPGLVGGHCIGVDPYYLTFKAESLGYHPEMILAGRRINDCMGKYVAEQTVRLLVLAGKRVKGLKVAVLGVTFKEDIPDIRNSKVVDIIHELKTYGIKVLVHDPLADAEETVNHYGIELAGMENLEGVDAVIVTVGHRFYKEFGLSKIAGLCQGKAPVVIDVKGAFSRNEAEKTDITYWRL
- the mtaB gene encoding tRNA (N(6)-L-threonylcarbamoyladenosine(37)-C(2))-methylthiotransferase MtaB; this translates as MIFNYTTLGCKVNQYESEAIAQSLAEHGWTAARGRENADLFIVNTCAVTQKASMQSRQAVRKAIRSNPNACIVVTGCYAQVEPDEIKKINGVHYIIGNADKHRIPEIIIDGKEKDSPPLEFYPLTIRHDIKHENKFQPMPVMGASGNRTRPLLKIQDGCDNFCTYCIVPYARGQSRSLPLEMVLDSIKLLKRSGCREVVLSGIHLSRYGLDLVLPTTLSDLLKQINFSRPIDRVRLSSIEPDELNDDIIKIVADSDIFCNHFHIPLQSGDDLILKRMHRHYSRSFFRDMVIKIHEMIPDAAIGVDVLIGFPGETNQAFENTYSLIEELPVTYLHVFPFSGRKGTPANTYPDKVPAQVIKDRCLKMRELGNNKKMEFYKKLIGKKMELLIEGTRSKSTGHLKGTTSNYVPVLVSGNDNLKNCIVQARIDELCGSSTVGTIL